DNA from Chitinophagales bacterium:
ACAATTCAATTTTCGATTTAAAGAAGAAGTAGGAACAAGAAACAATATTCAATTTAATTTAAGCGGAGCGCAAAACGCTAAATTATGGGATGTGACGACTATAGGTTCTTTCAAAAATCTTACAACTAAAAATCTTATATTTGAAAATACCTCTTCGGTAAATGAGTTTGTAGTATTTGAAGACAACAATGCTTACAAACCTTCAGCAATAGGAAAGATTGCCAATCAAGATTTGATGAGTCTCGGTGCAGCTCAAAATCTTATTATCACCCATAAAACTTGGTTAAACCAAGCAAAGGAATTAGCTGAATTTCATAAGGAAGAACGAGGTATAATAACCCACGTAGTAGATGTTGAGCATATATATAATGAATACAACTCTGGAAATAAAGACATATCGGCTATCCGCAGATTTATCTCCGCAATAGCAGAAAAAAGCTTAAGTTCAACTGAAAAGTTAGCTACGATTACACTATTTGGTAAAGCATGTGTAGACTACAAAAGTGTGAATAAAACAAATAATGCATGTGAAGATTTTGTGCCTACCTACGAAACACTTTATTCTAGTGATTACTTGGTATCGTTCCCTACAGACGATATCTATGGTTTGGATTATAAAATAGATACCAATTTAGATGATAGTGATAAAACTATGGCATATGGAGTGGGAAGATTACCCGTATCCACTCTAGAAGAAGCTAAAGATGTAGTAGCTAAAATAAAAAAATATAAACATGCTAAATCCTATGGCGACTGGCGAAACCAAACAACACTAGTAGCTGATGACTATGATGATAGAGTTGATAGTGACTTTTACACACAAAATGAAGTAGTAAGTAAATTTTTAGAGCAAAATCGAATAAAGACATTGCAAAACAAGGTGTATCTCGATGCATTTTTTCAACAACAATTTTCAGGAGGACAGCGATATGAAGATGTAGAAAAGCTAGTCAAAGATAACTTTACCTTTGGAAATATACTCATGACCTATGTAGGTCATGGAGGTGAGTTTAACTGGTCGCAAGAAAGAATATTGTCCTCTAATGATCTACCTATTTACAAAAACGAATATTCCCTCCCCTTCGTTACCACAGCCACTTGCGGATTTGCACCCTATGATAAGCCCAATTCGAATAATAAGTCTGCAGGCGAAAGGTATTTCTTACAGAAAGATGGTGGTGCTATAGGACTTTTGACTACATGCAGAGAAGTTTTAATTTCTGATCAAGGTCCATTTATGAATAATTTCTTTGCTAGTTTTTTTGGTACCAATAATAAAACACTTGGCGATATAGCTCGTGCAACCAAGATTTCTAATAATATAGATGCTAACTCTCAGAAAGTGGTTTTAATTGGGGATCCAGCTTTAGAACTCAATCTACCTAAATTTAATGTGGTAACTACCAATATTTCTAATGGAACAGATGATACCTTGAAATCACTGAGCAGGGTAAAAATACAAGGTGAAGTGCGCGATCTATCCAATACTATTATGAATAATTTTAATGGATTCTGTCAGATTACAGTATTAGACAAACCTACATTAAATAAACTTAACTATAATGATATCAAGACCCCTAAAATAGCGAATGATACTTTTAAGACACAACAGAGTAGAATCTTCCGAGGTAGTACCGAGGTAAAAGATGGTAAATTTTCTATAGAATTCATTGTACCCAAAGATATTAACTATGCTATAGGGAGAGGCAAGATATCGTATTATGCAGCAGATGTAAGACAAAAGCCTTATCGTGACGCCTCAGGCATGGATACTAATGTCTGGATAGGAGGAGCTAATTTAAATGCAGCGGCAGACAATGATGCCCCGAAAGTTACTCTATTTATGAATGATGAAAAATTCGCATTCGGAGGCATAACGAATAACGACCCTATTTTGTTAGTTAAATTATTTGATTCGAGTGGTATCAATACTACTGGAGCTGGAATTGGCCATGATATCACGGGTATTTTAGACAATAACTTAAGACTTCCTATCAACCTCAATAGTTATTATAGAACAGAACAAGGGGATTTTATGAGTGGTCGAATCAATTATCCATTTTACAAACTGAAAGATGGAAGACATACGATAAAAGTAAAGGCATGGGATGTATACAACAATCCGGGCGAAGGCTACACGGAGTTTATAGTAGCACCGTCTGAAAAAATTGCATTGATGCATGTACTAAATTATCCCAACCCATTCACTACGCAGACACGATTCGAATTTGAGCACAATAGACCCAATGAAATGCTAGATGTATCTATCAACATCATGACAATATCGGGACGCATAGTTAAGCGAATTCACCAGAAAATAAGTACAGAAGGTTTCAGAGTAAGAGATCAAATACATTGGAATGGACAGGATGATTTTGGCGATAAAATAGGTAAGGGGGTATACATATATACTGTGACTATAAGAGACTCTAAAGGTGAAACAGCTAGTAAATACGAAAAATTGGTTTTATTACAATAATTTTTGTTTATTTGCGTTGGTATTTAAATTATATAAAACTAAAACGTGATTTTATTCAGAGTTGTCGGGAACGTAATTCCATTTTTTATTTTACTTATTTTCTCAAATCAATTATACTCTCAAGGGACTATTAATCACAATGGTTTAGAATATGTGATCACGACAGGGGTACCTTTTATGCGTATTGCTACGGATGCTCGCTCTGCGGGTATGGCAGAAGTAGGTGTAGCTACATCAGCAGATAATAATGCTGGATTTCACAATCCAGCAAAACTTGCCTTTGTAGACAATGACATGGGCGCTTCGGTCAATTTTGCACCATGGCTGAGACAAATCACCAATGATATTTACCTCATCAATGCAAATGGATATTATAAAATTTCACCAAACCATGCTGCTGGTATTAGTTTGCGATATTTTACACTAGGTCAAATCAATTATAAGGATGCATCAGGTGGGGATTTAGGAATATCCAAGCCTTTCGAATTTGCAGCGGAAGGGCACTATTCTTTTCGACTTTCCGAAAATTTTGGGATTGGAGCCAGTGGTCGATTTATTTTATCCGATTTATCTAATGGAGCTACGACGGCCACGACTCAAATTCCAGCGGGCAATGCGTTTTCGGTAGATTTTGCCGCTTTCTACACTAAGAGACTTGAGATAGGAAGATTCCAAGAAACAAAACTCAATTTGGGACTCAATATATCCAATATTGGATCAAAAATTCAATACAGTGCTAATGGTCAACCTGACTTTATTCCTACCAATTTAGCCTTAGGAGCTTGTATGGAGAGTCAAATCGATGATCACAATACGGTGAGCTTGAGTATTCAGTTGGATAAACTTTTAGTGCCTACTCCTACTTATACTAGAGACAATCAAGGTAAATTTAAATTTGTAGATGAGAACAGAAATGGCATACCCGATTTTAAAGAGCATGGATCCATAGGAGGTATGCTTGTATCATTTGGTGATCATGCGAATGGAATTGGTGGTGAATTGGGTGAATTTATTTATCATGCAGGAGCAGAATATTCATATCAAAAAACATATTTTTTACGTGCAGGATTCTTCTTTGAACCAGAAGGTGCTGGAGGAAGACAATTCGTTACTGCCGGATTAGGTTTAAAATATAATACATTGAGATTAGATTTCTCATATCTACTGCCTATCACGCAGCAGCGTTCACCTTTAGATAATCAAATGAGAGTTTCATTGGCATTCAATATCGGTGAGAGTAAGAAGGATAATTACTGGTAAAATCTAGTTTTTAATATATCTTTCCTCTAGGCTAAAATTACCCATTTTTACCTTAAAAAAGTATAACCCTTTCGCATAGTTATCTGTATTGATAAAAATGTGGTTCACACCTTTCAGTAAGTTTACCTTTGATTTGGAAATGACTTTTCCTGCAAAATAAACTTCGAATTCTGCGCCCACTATAGACTCATTAGAGCTTATTTCCAGTATCGTATTACCTTGAGAAGGATTAGGGAATACAGATAGATTTTTTTCCTTCTGTTTTATTAGATTAAAGGAGAATGGTCTATGAAATTGTGGTAACCCGAAACCTATTTCAAGATTAGGACTTAAATAATTGGAACCAGTGGAATAGAGCAGAGTTCTGAGCTCTTGAGGTTTCAGAAAACTATTTTTTTGCCAAAAACATGCGATAAGCCCAGCTAGTAAAGGCGATGAAAAAGATGTACCATTTCCAAAATGATAATTTCCCATATCATAATAAAGTGTTGTCCCCTTTCCTACCCCCACTATATTGGGTTTTATATAATTTAACTTGTAAAAACCCTTAGAGCTAAAATCGGCTAAACTAGTATTGATATCGAGAGCTCCTACGGATATCACTCCTTCAACATCGGCTGGAGCCGTTATAATACCCCAGTCTTTATTACCATGATTACCTGCGGAATTCACAACCACTATTCCTTTTTCAACTGCTATAGCTGCTGCCTTGGATACTATGGTAGTTTTTCCATTCATATCATCTCTAGTATAGTTTTGAGAAGGATCATCAAATTGATGATAACCTAAAGATGAATTAATAATATCTAAACCCATGCTATCCGCCATTTCCGCAGCTACAGCCCAGTTCAATTCTTCTACACGAGTTTCACTTCTAGGATCTTCAGTTATGAATAAATAATAACTAGCCTTGGGAGCACTTGCTACAATAGTGTCTTTTAAAAACGAAGCCATACAACCCATAACAGCAGTTCCATGTCCATCCAAGGTATATACGTCATTTGAATTTTGAACAATATTTTTCACTGGGAATATTCGATTTTCTGTAAACAAATGTTTAAAAGAAGAAATTTTATCTAGTCGATCAAAGCCTGCATCGAAGACTCCTATGCGCATGCCCTGACCTTCAAATCCTTCATCATGAAGTGCACGCCCTCCATGGAGCTCTATTTGAGTATATGCAGCACCATACTGCTCAATAGTATAGTTTGTTTCAAGTTTTTGATAACTAGACTTTAGTTTGGTTTCTATACCAGTTAAAATTTCTACTTTATCTACAAATTCTAGCTTTTTTATTCGTTCTAATTCTTCTTTTGTACATACTACAGATACAGCATTTAGCCATCGTGAAGACTTTATCACTGGAACAATTTTTTCTATTGATGACTTTCTGTGAGGCTCTATAGCATAATCCTTGTCATCAAGCGAAATGCCATATAGCATTTTTCTTTTCATGGCATCTGCAGAGAGCGCGTAAGCAGTTTTTTCAATATCTTTAGGTTTGAAATAAACCAAATATTGAACTTGTGTTTTCAAAACAATAGGTAAAACCAAAAATGATATCTTAATCAGAAAATTCGATTGCATATAACAAATATAAGCCTTTGTTTAACGTTGGAAAAGATTTTAAATTGTAAATCGTAAACTAAAAACGAGGTTAATAGCAAAATTAACCTCGCTTTTAATAATTCTGATAAAATCTAAATACTACTTTTCAATAGTAAATCGACCTATCGCAGATTCTTCATCATTGGAAAGTATCAATTGATAATTGCCATTGGCTAATTGGCTAAAATCAAAGGCATGTGTACTCTCTAAACTAGTATGCTTCTCTAGGATTACTGCTACTACTCTCCCTGTCATATCTGTCACGGTAAAGGTAATAGGCTTTAAATTATTGCTGCTCACTTCTACAGTAACCTTGCCATCAGTCGTAGGTACCGGAAAGAGATTAAATCCGAATCCGTTTTTAGTTGTTTGACTAATACTTGAGCCAGATTTAAGAATATAATCCACATAAGCTGTACCTCCCAGATTAGAGCTTGAAAGCTGTTTTAGGATAACATAGTTTACTCCATTCTCTTTACCTGTATCGATATTTCTGCTAATTATAGAATGTGACATTGTTAATGGGATACTTAGATTTGACCATAATGAACTTGTAAATGGCTGACCAGTAGTTAATAAGACGGCGAAACTTACTTTGTCTGTTACAATTCTCGGATTAGCTAATCCAATGGCAGTTAATCTCGCTAAAACAGCATCCGTTTCAGCTACATCGTAATATACTTTGACATCATAAGGATTCAATACACTGCCATCAATATCGAGGTTAAATAATCTGCGACCGAGAATAGCTCCTTTATTTTCACTATTCGTTGGAGAAATTTCCCGAATACCATTCATCAATTCGATATCAGGTCGTGCTATAAAATTGCTGCCATTTTTCTTAATAGCGATTAAGAGTTTTTCTGTTTGCAAACTATTGGAGTAATAAGTCCAATCATTCTCATCTGTACAACGCTCTAAAAGATCGAATTCAGAGTTATTAGCCAAGAAGATATTCGTACTTGGCTTTAATGACTTGATGGTTACACCACTAGATGCTAAACCAGGGCAAACATTGTTTTTAACCTCCACATAGTATGTATCTCCACTATTGTTTATACTATTTACTAAGAATGTATCTTTATCTCCATTGGTAGCAATAGCTGCTCCATTTCTATACCACTGGTAGGTTTCCACGTTGCTAGCATTCACTCTAAGCGTATGGGTTGTCACCTCACATAATTTAGGACCTTGCGGTTGAGTAACAATAAGTGGCTTCTCTTTTATCGTCACGACTACGTTACTAGTAAATACATTTGAACAAGACGCAGCATTCTGAGCAAACAACATACACTTATAAACACCAGTATTATTTATACTTGTATTTGATATAGAAAGTATTGCATTCGTTTCTCCTGTCAAAGCTACATTGTTTTTATACCACTGATATGCTATGGTGCCAGAAGCCGTAGCATTTATATTCAATGCACTGCCTGCGCATAGATCCAATACAGCAGGCAGGGTATTTACTGTTTTAGGGCATTTTATAGTCGAAACTCTAACAATATTAGAAAATACCACATTATTGCATGGAGCGGGTGCTGTTATTCTCACTTGATAACTACCCGAGTCAATAGCCTCCACATAATTCGCTATGGTATATGTCGAAGCATTTGCTAGAGGCACTATGACTCCATTTCTAAACCACTGATAAGCAAATGGCCCAATTCCAGAAGGTTTTACAGATAAAGTATGACTTCCTGGCGGTGTTTCTAATAATTGAGCTCCTACTGGCTGAGTATCTATAACCATAGAATTCGTCATAGTTACATTAAACAAATTCGAACTCACATCTGTACAAGCAGGTTGTGCTTTTGCTATGATAAAATAATTCCCAGCACTCGCTGATGTAGATCCAGTAGAAACATAATTATTACCTGTCTGATTTAAAAAGCCTTGACCTTGTTTATGCCATTCGATTAGGGTTTGATTTGCTGCTGTAGCAGATAATATAATATTTGAGCCTATACAAAATGGTGCATTTCCACTCGGTTGGGTCACTATAACAGGAGCTTTATTGACATCTAAATCTATCGTATCAAAAATAGCAGGGCATACTCCTCCTCCAAGTATTTGTACGATATACCTAGCAGAATCAGAGGTTAAGACTCCATTTTTAGCATAGTTGGCATTGTTAGTGCCCACCGAGGTGCCATTCCTTCTCCAGCTATAAGTAAATGGACCAACACCAGAAGCGCCAACTGTATAACTAATGTTTTGACCTTCACATTTCACATCCGAATTGGCTAACGGAAGTGAGATGGCAAGCTGTCTTTCTATACTTAAGTCGATAGTATCTCTTACACTAGGACAAGCTATATCACCTTGAATTTGTACAATATATCTACCAGAATCTGCTAAAGAAGCTCCATTTTTGGTATAAGTAGCATTATTAGTTCCAATATTAGTACCATTAAATGTCCAAGTATAGTTATATGGACCAGAACCTGCTACACCTATTGTGTAAATAATATTCTGACCAATACATTTTACATCAGAATTAGCTAGCGGTGTAGTAATAGAAAGCGGTCTTCTAACCTTGACGATAGCTAAGGCGGATGTATCGTTGATACACCCATTAAATGCAATGGCTATGACACTATAGGTTGCTGAATCAGAATAGCCCACAGAAGAAATTTTAAACTTATTACTTGTAGTAGGGCTGCCAATATTCACTCCATTCTTTCTCCACTGATAGAATTGAGTCCTAATAGATGTAACTGACAATTCAAGACTATCTCCAAGACATAGATTTTTACCAGCAGGTTCCAACGTGATAAGTGCTGGCATTGTTCCAGTAACTTTTGCGTTGGCACTTGTCAGACTTGGACATGGAGTATTACCTGATATCACTACAGTATAAGTTCCTGTATCTGCTATAGCGAATGGAATTCTAGACATAGTCGCTGTTGTTTGACCGATAGGGTTGCCATTGAGTCTCCATGAATATCCACTAACATTTTGAGCAAATACAGACATATTAAAATTCAAACCTACGCATGCTAAAGAATTTGCTGGTGGTTGAGTCGTTATTACAACTTTTCGAATGACATTACCCAAAACTGCTGCTGAGGTGTCCGCTTTACAAGCAGTAGCACCTGCCATACCTGAAAGAGCGACTAGGCGATACATGCCACTATCAGACATAGCTGCTACATTTCCACCTTTGGTATATGTTTGGACATTTCCATTAGGCGCGGCTATAGGAGATCCATTAAATAACCACTGATAACTCGGAGCATTCGAAGCACTACCTGTTATACTTATCGACTGATCTTCACATACCAGGAAGCCGACAGGAGGAGTAGTTATAGTTGCCAATGGCGTTACTTGTAAGGTGTCATTAGCTGAAGTCACACTAGGACATGGTCCAATTCCAGTCATAAACACGGTATAAATACCATCCTGACTCGGTTGTGCAGAAGATATGCTATAATTCGCTGTATTACCGCCTGTTCCAAAACCTGCAGGAGTACCATTACGTCTCCATTGATAACTAGTTACATTTTGTGCTATAACAGATGCATTAAATGGTGTATTTTGACATAGACGTGTCAAAGGTGCCGGTTGAGTTGTAATTTGAATCTTTCTTCTCACTGAACCTAATACTGGAGCAGAAGTATCTGCTTTACAAACAGTAGCTCCGGCATTGGCAGATAAAGCCACCAATCTATAGATACCACTATCAGACATAGTAGCTAGTGCTCCACCTTTGGTATAATTTTGAGCCGTTCCATTCGGAGCACTAATTGGGTTGCCATTAAACAACCACTGATAGCCCGCTGCATTAGCAGCAGATCCCGTAATGGAAATAGGCTGGTCTTCACAAACTGTAAATGCAGCTGGTGGCACTATAAAAGCTACTAGTGCAGTTACTTGTAAAGTGTCATTGGTACTCGTTACATTTGGACAAGGCGCATTACCAGTCATGAGCACAGTATAAATTCCAGCATCACTAGGCTGTGCGCTACTTATACTATAATTCGCTGAATTGCCTCCACTTCCTATGGAAACATTGGCACTATTTTTTCTCCATTGATAGGAAGTGACATTATTCGCAACTATGGATGCATTAAAAGAAGAATTCTGACAAACACGCGTCATAGCCAGCGGTTGTGTTGTAATCTGTATCTTTCTTACTACGGCTCCTAGCACAGCTACAGAGGTATCCGCTTTACAAACTGTAGCTCCCGCATTGGCAGATAAAGCTACCAATCTATACATTCCACTATCAGACATAGTAGCTAGTGCACCACCTTTGGTATAATTTTGAGCCGTTCCATTCGGAGCACTAATTGGGTTGCCATTAAACAACCACTGATAGCCCGCTGCATTAGCAGCAGATGCAGTAATACTGATTGACTGATCCTCACATATCTGGAAGGCACTCGCAGCTGTGGTTATAACAGCTAAAGTGGTGACTGTTAAGGTATCATTTGTAGAGAATACATCAGGACAGCTGGTCAGACCCTTTACTAAAACTCTAAATACACCTGTATCTGATGCTTGTATATTCGCTAGACTATAACTAGCTGTAGTTCCACCAGTGCCTGAAGAAACATCAACCCCATTTTTTTGCCACTGATAGCCAGATGTATTATTAGCTGTGACATTAGCATTGAAGGTTGAGTTTTGGCATACTGGCGTTTTAGATAATGGTTGAGTTGTAATTGTAACTTGTGGATTCACTATAACCGTAGAGGTATTACTTGTAAGACTTCCACATGATGAGCTTACAATACAATAATAATATAAAGTTCCAGCAGTGCTTGTCGACGGTGTATAGTTAGGATTGGTTGCTAAGTTAATTAATGTTCCACCGGTATTGCTATTGGTCGTATTACTATACCACTGATAGTTAACAGTTCCCGTTCCAGCTGCTACTATCGATAAATTCGTTGGTGTAAAATTTTGACAAACTGTTTGAGTCACTATTGGTTGTGTGCTTATAGATGTGGCGGGGGTAATAGTAACCTCGCTTGGACTGCTAGTTACACTTGGCCCACAATTTCCCCCTACGATACAGTAATAATAAATCGTACTAGTATTCGCAGTCTGAGGGGTGTAAATTGAGGCGTTGGCTGATCCGATTAAAGTTCCTCCAGTATTGGCATTGATCGCATTGCTATACCACTGATATGTCAGAGTACCTGTTCCATTGGCGACCACGGAAATATTCGTAGGAGCTGTATTTTGACAAACTGTTTGAGCCATAGCTGGCTGCGTAGTAATGGCTGTAACAGGTGTTACTATTACAGCTGATGTGTTACTTGTTACAGAAGCACCACAAGTGCCGCTTACTACACAATAATAATATCGAGTATTGGCAGTTGAAGTAGGTGGTGCAAAGGCAGCAGATGTAGCTGATGCCACAATAGTTCCTCCAGAGTTACTATTCGTCGTATTGCTAAACCACTGATAGGTAAATGGACTGGTACCTCCAGCCGTAACAGTAATATTAGTAGGACCTGAATTCTGACAGACAGTTTGTGATACAGCTGGTTGAGCAGTAATAGAAGTAGCCGGAGTCACCGTAATTGTACCCGTAGCATTGACCGTACCACAACCACCTGTCAATGGAATACTATAAGAGAACGTACCACTGGCTGAAGGCGTGCCGCTAATCGTGATTGTATTGCTAGCAAAGGAGGCACTGACACCTGCTGGTAAACCTGTAGCCGTGCCAATACCTGTAGCTCCTGTCGTAGTGTGTGTAATAGGAGTTAAAGCGGTATTGATACATAGAGTGGGTGAAGAAGAAGCCGTGCCTGCGGTGTTATTCGGAGTCACCGTAATCGTACCCGTAGCATTCACCGTACCACAACCACCTGTCAATGGAATACTATATGCAAATGTTCCACTGGCTGAAGGCGTACCACTAATCGTGATTGTATTGCTAGCAAAGGAAGCACTGACACCTGTTGGTAAACCTGTAGCCGTGCCAATACCTGTAGCTCCTGTCGTAGTATGTGTGATAGGAGTTAAAGCAGTATTGATACAAAGACTAGGTGTAGAAGAAGCCGTGCCAGCGGTGTTATTCGGATTCACAGTAATCGTACCCGTGGCATTCACTGTACCACAACC
Protein-coding regions in this window:
- a CDS encoding T9SS type A sorting domain-containing protein, with amino-acid sequence YYYCVVTGTCGLDTTTTSAVIVNPTTIITTEPAATQTVCQNATPTNISLISGGASLTYQWYSNASNSNSGGTSIGSATSASYTPPTSTAVTTYYYCVVTGTCGLDTTTTSAVIVNPSTVIGTEPASSQNECINLASTNLTLVASGTGSLTYQWYSNTTNSNSGGTSLGASATSASFAPPTSSAGTIYYYCVVTGSCGLDTSIASAVTVNPLPSITLGTSPAVCQGVSSANLPYTATSNSPNQYSIDYVAAANTAGFVDVTNASLPATPIVLTLPTGAAASTYNATIIVRNTTTGCVSSSTSFTVTLNPTTTTITVQPLSTQTVCQNATPTKIGAAATGGTSMSYQWYSNTVNNNTTGTLLSGATQDSFTPPTNTTGTMYYYCLATGSCGAAATNTSAVIVTPITSITTQPATTQTVCQNTTPTSISVVAAGTGTISYQWFSNTTNSNSGGTSLGASATSASYTPSTSSAGTTYYFCVVSSSCGSAVNSNTSIVTVTPNNTAGAASSTPTLCINTALTPITHTTTGATGIGTATGLPAGVSAFFASNTITISGTPSASGTFAYSIPLTGGCGTVNATGTITVTPNNTAGTASSTPILCINTALTPITHTTTGATGIGSATGLPAGVSASFASNTITISGTPTSSGTFSYSIPLSGGCGTVNATGTITVTPNNTAGTASSTPTLCINTALTTITHTTTGATGIGTATGLPAGVSVAYATNLIIISGIPTASGTFSYSIPLTGGCGTVNATGTITVTPSMTASVASSSPSLCINTALTAITHTTTLATGIGTATGLPAGVSASFASNTITISGTPSASGTFAYSIPLTGGCGTVNATGTITVNPNNTAGAASSTPTLCINTALTPITHTTTGATGIGTATGLPAGVSASFASNTITISGTPTSSGTFAYSIPLTGGCGTVNATGTITVTPNNTAGTASSAPTLCINTALTPITHTTTGATGIGTATGLPAGVSASFTSNTITISGTPTSSGTFSYSIPLSGGCGTVNATGTITVNPNNTAGTASSTPSLCINTALTPITHTTTGATGIGTATGLPTGVSASFASNTITISGTPSASGTFAYSIPLTGGCGTVNATGTITVTPNNTAGTASSSPTLCINTALTPITHTTTGATGIGTATGLPAGVSASFASNTITISGTPSASGTFSYSIPLTGGCGTVNATGTITVTPATSITAQPAVSQTVCQNSGPTNITVTAGGTSPFTYQWFSNTTNSNSGGTIVASATSAAFAPPTSTANTRYYYCVVSGTCGASVTSNTSAVIVTPVTAITTQPAMAQTVCQNTAPTNISVVANGTGTLTYQWYSNAINANTGGTLIGSANASIYTPQTANTSTIYYYCIVGGNCGPSVTSSPSEVTITPATSISTQPIVTQTVCQNFTPTNLSIVAAGTGTVNYQWYSNTTNSNTGGTLINLATNPNYTPSTSTAGTLYYYCIVSSSCGSLTSNTSTVIVNPQVTITTQPLSKTPVCQNSTFNANVTANNTSGYQWQKNGVDVSSGTGGTTASYSLANIQASDTGVFRVLVKGLTSCPDVFSTNDTLTVTTLAVITTAASAFQICEDQSISITASAANAAGYQWLFNGNPISAPNGTAQNYTKGGALATMSDSGMYRLVALSANAGATVCKADTSVAVLGAVVRKIQITTQPLAMTRVCQNSSFNASIVANNVTSYQWRKNSANVSIGSGGNSANYSISSAQPSDAGIYTVLMTGNAPCPNVTSTNDTLQVTALVAFIVPPAAFTVCEDQPISITGSAANAAGYQWLFNGNPISAPNGTAQNYTKGGALATMSDSGIYRLVALSANAGATVCKADTSAPVLGSVRRKIQITTQPAPLTRLCQNTPFNASVIAQNVTSYQWRRNGTPAGFGTGGNTANYSISSAQPSQDGIYTVFMTGIGPCPSVTSANDTLQVTPLATITTPPVGFLVCEDQSISITGSASNAPSYQWLFNGSPIAAPNGNVQTYTKGGNVAAMSDSGMYRLVALSGMAGATACKADTSAAVLGNVIRKVVITTQPPANSLACVGLNFNMSVFAQNVSGYSWRLNGNPIGQTTATMSRIPFAIADTGTYTVVISGNTPCPSLTSANAKVTGTMPALITLEPAGKNLCLGDSLELSVTSIRTQFYQWRKNGVNIGSPTTSNKFKISSVGYSDSATYSVIAIAFNGCINDTSALAIVKVRRPLSITTPLANSDVKCIGQNIIYTIGVAGSGPYNYTWTFNGTNIGTNNATYTKNGASLADSGRYIVQIQGDIACPSVRDTIDLSIERQLAISLPLANSDVKCEGQNISYTVGASGVGPFTYSWRRNGTSVGTNNANYAKNGVLTSDSARYIVQILGGGVCPAIFDTIDLDVNKAPVIVTQPSGNAPFCIGSNIILSATAANQTLIEWHKQGQGFLNQTGNNYVSTGSTSASAGNYFIIAKAQPACTDVSSNLFNVTMTNSMVIDTQPVGAQLLETPPGSHTLSVKPSGIGPFAYQWFRNGVIVPLANASTYTIANYVEAIDSGSYQVRITAPAPCNNVVFSNIVRVSTIKCPKTVNTLPAVLDLCAGSALNINATASGTIAYQWYKNNVALTGETNAILSISNTSINNTGVYKCMLFAQNAASCSNVFTSNVVVTIKEKPLIVTQPQGPKLCEVTTHTLRVNASNVETYQWYRNGAAIATNGDKDTFLVNSINNSGDTYYVEVKNNVCPGLASSGVTIKSLKPSTNIFLANNSEFDLLERCTDENDWTYYSNSLQTEKLLIAIKKNGSNFIARPDIELMNGIREISPTNSENKGAILGRRLFNLDIDGSVLNPYDVKVYYDVAETDAVLARLTAIGLANPRIVTDKVSFAVLLTTGQPFTSSLWSNLSIPLTMSHSIISRNIDTGKENGVNYVILKQLSSSNLGGTAYVDYILKSGSSISQTTKNGFGFNLFPVPTTDGKVTVEVSSNNLKPITFTVTDMTGRVVAVILEKHTSLESTHAFDFSQLANGNYQLILSNDEESAIGRFTIEK